CCACATCCCGGAAAGTAGAAGACAGCTTCCGAATCAACCTTGGTCCTTACCGGATCACGAATAACCGGAACGTAGTTCGCATCCTCGATATCAAGCAGCTTGCGAGCCGGCTTCTTGGGGAGTCCACCTGGCATTTTCTTGTTAATGAAGTGCACTACCTGTTCGCGCAGAGGTGCCTTGCCGACTGTCGCCGGCGGCTTCCCGGTCTGCTTGTGAGCCACTTTGGACAGAAGATTGTTAGCCGTGCGCTGAAGCTTGTAGCCGACTGAAACCATGGCGGTCCGGGTGGCATTGATCGTAGCCGGATCCTTGGCGTTCAGAAAGAACATGGCTGCCGTCGTACCAGGATTAAAGGACTTGCGTCCCATGCGGCGCAAAAGCGCACGCATATTCATGGAGACTTCCCCGAAATCGATGTCGACCGGACAGGGTGTGTAGCATTTATGGCAAACAGTGCAGTGATCTGCAACGTCCTCGAACTCTTCCCAGTGCTTCAGACTGACACCACGGCGAGTCTGCTCCTCGTACAGGAAGGCTTCAATCAAAAGCGATGTGGCGAGAATCTTGTTGCGAGGTGAATACAGCAGATTCGCGCGTGGCACATGGGTTGCACACACGGGCTTGCACTTGCCGCAACGCAGACAGTCCTTGATCGACGTACTGATGTTGCCGATATCGCTTTGCTGCATGATCAGCGACTCGTGACCAAGCAATCCGAAACTTGGCGTCCAGGCGTTTCTCAAGTCTGATCCGGGCATGAGTTTGCCTGCATTGAAATGGCCCTGAGGATCGATACGATCCTTATAGTCTTTGAACGGTTTGAGCTCAACATCAGTCAGAAACTCAAGCTTGGTCAGGCCAATTCCATGCTCACCCGATATCACCCCGTCCAGATCACGCGCAACCTGCATGATACGCACCACCGTCTCGTTGGCCTCGCGCAGCATGGCGTAGTCTTCCGAATTGACCGGAATATTGGTGTGCACATTACCGTCACCCGCATGCATATGTAACGCAACAAATACGCGGCTCTTGAGAACTTTGGCGTGCACGGCCTGTAATTCGTTCAAAACAAGAGAGAGATCGTTGCCGCCAAGGATGTCTTCCAGATGCCGCAAAATCTCCACTTTCCATGAGATGCGCAGTGTTCGGTCCTGAACAACATCGAACAGCGTGGCATCCGGCTGCTGTTGCAGTCGCATCTGCGCCACCTGAACCAGCGATTCGAGTCCGTAACGCGCAAACACCGTGACTGCGTCAGAGAGCGCTGTATCCAGGTGATCAAGCACCCACTGCCATCGAACCCGGACACTGTCCAGAAGTTCAAGCACCTGCTGACGCCGCTGGGCAAGAAGCTCGTCACTCGACAGTCCGTCAACCAGCTTACCCTTGGGAAAGGGCTCATCAAGGCGGGTGACAAGCTGATCGATCAGGCGAAGCTTGTTGCGCGTTGAAAGCTCAATATTGATACGCTCGATCGCATCGGTGTACTCACCCATGCGATGCAACGGTATCACAACATCTTCATTGATTTTGAAAGCGTTGGTATGACGTGCGATCGCGGCAGTTCGTGAGCGGTCGAGCCAGAATTTCTTGCGAGCTTCCGGGCTGACAGCCACAAAACCCTCGCCATGACGGGTGTTGGCCATTCGCACGACTTCACTACAGGCTGCAGCAACCACTGCGTCTTCATCGCCAACTATGTCACCGATCAGAACCA
This sequence is a window from Orrella marina. Protein-coding genes within it:
- a CDS encoding DUF3400 domain-containing protein: MLAGLEHLDERYLRAVGYATKSKRGGLPKMVLIGDIVGDEDAVVAAACSEVVRMANTRHGEGFVAVSPEARKKFWLDRSRTAAIARHTNAFKINEDVVIPLHRMGEYTDAIERINIELSTRNKLRLIDQLVTRLDEPFPKGKLVDGLSSDELLAQRRQQVLELLDSVRVRWQWVLDHLDTALSDAVTVFARYGLESLVQVAQMRLQQQPDATLFDVVQDRTLRISWKVEILRHLEDILGGNDLSLVLNELQAVHAKVLKSRVFVALHMHAGDGNVHTNIPVNSEDYAMLREANETVVRIMQVARDLDGVISGEHGIGLTKLEFLTDVELKPFKDYKDRIDPQGHFNAGKLMPGSDLRNAWTPSFGLLGHESLIMQQSDIGNISTSIKDCLRCGKCKPVCATHVPRANLLYSPRNKILATSLLIEAFLYEEQTRRGVSLKHWEEFEDVADHCTVCHKCYTPCPVDIDFGEVSMNMRALLRRMGRKSFNPGTTAAMFFLNAKDPATINATRTAMVSVGYKLQRTANNLLSKVAHKQTGKPPATVGKAPLREQVVHFINKKMPGGLPKKPARKLLDIEDANYVPVIRDPVRTKVDSEAVFYFPGCGSERLFSQVGLATQAMLWHAGVQTVLPPGYLCCGYPQRGNGMYDKAEKIITDNRVLFHRVANTLNYLDIKTVVVSCGTCYDQLQGYEFDKIFPGSRLIDIHEYLLEKNVKLEGIQGVRYMYHDPCHTPMKLQDPMKTVRSLVGDDAIKTDRCCGESGTLAVTRPDISTQVRFRKEQELEKNVSTLRADGFTGELKMLTSCPSCLQGLSRYGDDTGANADYIVVEMARHILGPTWMEDYVNQANNGGIERVLV